The DNA segment CGAAGAAGCCGGCCAGATTGGTCGCCAGCGTGGTCTTGCCGACGCCGCCCTTGGGATTGGCAATCAGGAAGGATTCCATGGTGTCGGCCTTTACCATTTTAAAAGTAGGGTCAATTTCTGATATGGATCAATTACAGATCGGGTGGTCCCGCCTAGCCTGCACGGCAACATGACATAAATATAAAGGGAAAAGCAATGTTCTTCTTCGATCTGTTGTTCGGCAACAAGAAAAATACTTCGCCGCCGGCCCGGGAAACGGCCATCGTCAATGCTCCCGCAGCGGTTTCGGAAGACAGGCTTGCCAGCGCACCGGGAACGAGCATTCACCACGATGCGGAGCTGATCGTCACGCTCAAGGAAGATCACGGCCGCCTGCTCAGGGTGTTTCACGAGATTGCCGCCGCCAGCCAGGCGCAGGACCTGATGAAAGTGCAATCCTGGCTCAAGCATTTCCGCACCCTTATCCAGGATCACCTGCT comes from the Sulfuritalea hydrogenivorans sk43H genome and includes:
- a CDS encoding hemerythrin domain-containing protein, coding for MFFFDLLFGNKKNTSPPARETAIVNAPAAVSEDRLASAPGTSIHHDAELIVTLKEDHGRLLRVFHEIAAASQAQDLMKVQSWLKHFRTLIQDHLLKENVRLYVYLEHLLENDATSHALMHGFRHEMDDIGRAVVGFLEKYKEIGQHPELARPFSTDLAAIGEALVARIKREEEILYPMYSAPS